The Acidobacteriota bacterium genome contains a region encoding:
- a CDS encoding prolyl oligopeptidase family serine peptidase — protein sequence MRRRPTLSSGRLRTLITSLLLTLGSAACLQASDAVFKVRTVEVEGEDYSYRVFVPADWTAEREWPVILFLHGAGERGTDNAGQLTVGLGPVIHRHKDDFPAVVVLPQCPRARGSWWGAPDMEARVLAALDQTMDEFNGDPRRVYLTGLSMGGYGTWALAYRHPQRFAALAPVCGGVKPPGFMTPPQWHPSAVAPEDPYAETARVISGLPVWIFHGAADPVVPASESRLMHEALQSSGGEVRYSEYPGVGHNSWDQAYGEEEFLGWLLSKKR from the coding sequence ATGCGCCGACGACCCACGCTCAGCAGCGGCCGCCTGAGGACGCTGATCACTTCTCTCCTCTTGACCCTGGGAAGCGCCGCTTGCCTGCAAGCTTCCGACGCGGTCTTCAAGGTCCGCACCGTCGAGGTGGAGGGCGAGGACTATTCCTACCGGGTCTTCGTCCCCGCCGATTGGACGGCGGAGCGGGAATGGCCGGTCATTCTCTTCCTGCACGGAGCCGGTGAGCGCGGAACCGACAACGCCGGCCAACTGACGGTGGGCTTGGGCCCTGTCATCCATCGCCACAAGGACGATTTCCCGGCGGTGGTCGTTCTGCCCCAGTGCCCGCGGGCGCGCGGGTCCTGGTGGGGCGCTCCCGACATGGAAGCCCGCGTCCTGGCGGCGCTGGATCAAACCATGGACGAGTTCAACGGCGATCCGCGGCGCGTCTATCTGACCGGACTCTCGATGGGCGGCTATGGGACCTGGGCCCTGGCCTACAGGCACCCTCAGCGCTTCGCCGCCCTGGCGCCCGTGTGCGGAGGCGTCAAGCCTCCCGGCTTCATGACCCCTCCCCAATGGCATCCCTCGGCCGTGGCGCCTGAAGATCCCTATGCCGAGACGGCACGGGTCATCAGCGGTTTGCCGGTGTGGATCTTTCACGGCGCCGCCGACCCCGTGGTCCCGGCTTCCGAGTCGCGCCTCATGCACGAGGCCTTGCAGTCCTCGGGAGGCGAGGTGCGCTACAGCGAATATCCAGGGGTCGGACACAATTCCTGGGACCAGGCTTACGGCGAGGAAGAGTTCCTCGGCTGGTTGCTGTCG
- the leuC gene encoding 3-isopropylmalate dehydratase large subunit: MPKTLFEKIWEAHVVHQEPGRPTLLYIDTHLVHEVTSPQAFQGLRLAGRKVRRTDRTFATMDHNVPTWERSRPITDQIAKAQIEALERNCREFGVPLYGLDSPRQGIVHVIGPELGITQPGSTIVCGDSHTSTHGAFGALAFGIGTSEVEHVLATQCLPQTRPKTYRIQADGVLPSRVTSKDLILFIIRTIGTDGATGCVIEYCGEAVEKLSMEERMTVCNMSIEGGARAGMIAPDDTTFEYLRGRPFAPQGEDFDKAVEGWRQLVSDRGALFDRTLRLDVSDLAPQVSWGTSPGMVTDVTGNVPDPAQFQDEHQRKAAQRALDYMQLRPQMPICDIRLDRVFIGSCTNSRIEDLRAAAAYAKGRRVAAGVGAMVVPGSQQVKKQAEAEGLDRIFKEAGFDWRESGCSMCLGMNPDILSPGQRCASTSNRNFEGRQGRGGRTHLVSPAMAAAAAVEGRFVDIREWKEEV; encoded by the coding sequence CGGCCGTCCCACCCTGCTTTACATCGACACCCATCTGGTCCACGAAGTGACTTCGCCCCAGGCCTTTCAGGGGCTGCGCCTGGCCGGGCGCAAGGTGCGGCGTACCGACCGCACTTTCGCCACCATGGATCACAACGTTCCCACCTGGGAGCGTTCGCGGCCCATCACCGACCAGATCGCCAAGGCTCAGATCGAAGCCTTGGAGCGCAACTGCCGCGAGTTCGGCGTGCCCCTTTACGGACTCGACAGTCCGCGCCAGGGCATCGTTCACGTCATCGGTCCCGAGCTGGGCATCACCCAGCCCGGATCGACCATCGTCTGCGGCGACAGCCATACCTCGACCCACGGAGCCTTCGGCGCCCTGGCTTTCGGAATCGGCACCAGCGAAGTCGAGCACGTGCTGGCCACCCAATGCCTGCCTCAGACGCGTCCCAAGACCTACCGCATCCAGGCCGACGGCGTCCTTCCCTCCCGAGTGACCTCCAAAGACCTGATCCTCTTCATCATCCGCACCATCGGCACCGACGGCGCTACCGGCTGCGTGATCGAGTACTGCGGGGAGGCGGTGGAAAAGCTCTCCATGGAAGAGCGCATGACGGTCTGCAACATGTCGATCGAAGGCGGGGCCCGGGCGGGCATGATCGCTCCTGACGACACCACTTTCGAATATTTGCGGGGACGCCCCTTCGCTCCTCAGGGAGAGGACTTCGACAAGGCCGTCGAAGGCTGGCGCCAACTGGTTTCAGACCGGGGCGCCCTCTTCGACCGCACCCTGCGCCTGGACGTCTCGGACTTGGCTCCCCAGGTCAGTTGGGGCACCAGTCCCGGCATGGTCACCGACGTCACCGGAAACGTGCCCGACCCGGCCCAGTTTCAGGACGAGCACCAGCGCAAGGCCGCTCAGAGGGCTCTCGACTACATGCAGCTTCGCCCCCAAATGCCCATCTGCGACATTCGCCTTGACCGGGTTTTCATCGGCTCCTGCACCAACAGCCGCATCGAAGACCTGCGGGCGGCGGCAGCTTACGCCAAGGGCCGGCGGGTGGCGGCGGGAGTCGGCGCCATGGTGGTGCCGGGGTCCCAGCAGGTCAAGAAACAGGCCGAGGCCGAAGGGTTGGACCGCATTTTCAAGGAGGCCGGGTTCGATTGGAGGGAGTCGGGATGCAGCATGTGCCTGGGCATGAACCCCGACATCCTCAGTCCCGGGCAACGCTGCGCTTCCACTTCAAACCGCAACTTCGAAGGCCGTCAGGGCCGGGGAGGACGGACCCACTTGGTCAGTCCGGCTATGGCCGCCGCCGCCGCCGTGGAGGGCCGCTTCGTGGACATCCGCGAGTGGAAAGAGGAGGTCTGA
- the leuD gene encoding 3-isopropylmalate dehydratase small subunit — translation MQAFTRYTAQVAPLDRINVDTDQIIPKQFLKRIERTGFGRFLFYDWRFDEDDRPRPDFVLNKPFYKDAGILLARANFGCGSSREHAPWSLGDYGFRVIVAPSFADIFYNNCFKNGMLPVVLEEEQIERLFEKTRSHEERADAASDGHRGYRLTVDLEKCLVSDEEGLQWSFEVDPFRRQCLLEGLDDIALTLQHEDKISAYEAARE, via the coding sequence ATGCAAGCCTTCACCCGTTACACCGCTCAAGTGGCGCCCCTCGACCGCATTAACGTCGACACCGACCAGATCATCCCCAAGCAGTTCCTCAAGCGCATTGAGCGCACCGGCTTCGGGCGGTTTCTTTTCTACGACTGGCGCTTTGACGAAGATGACCGTCCGCGGCCCGACTTCGTCCTCAACAAGCCCTTCTACAAGGACGCCGGCATCCTGCTGGCCCGTGCCAACTTCGGCTGCGGATCCTCGCGCGAGCACGCCCCCTGGTCGCTGGGCGACTATGGATTCCGCGTCATCGTGGCCCCTTCCTTCGCTGACATCTTCTACAACAACTGCTTCAAGAACGGCATGCTGCCGGTGGTTCTGGAGGAAGAGCAGATCGAGCGGCTCTTCGAAAAGACCCGCAGTCACGAAGAGCGGGCCGATGCGGCCTCCGACGGCCATCGGGGCTATCGTCTCACCGTCGACCTGGAGAAGTGCCTGGTCAGCGATGAGGAAGGCCTGCAGTGGAGCTTCGAGGTCGATCCTTTCCGCCGCCAGTGTCTGTTGGAAGGCTTGGACGATATCGCCCTGACCTTGCAGCACGAAGACAAGATATCCGCCTATGAAGCGGCTCGGGAATGA